The following DNA comes from bacterium.
GCGGCTGCCCCGCGACGTCGGCGGGGAAGAGCGTCGTCGTGGACACGCATCCGGCGATCTCCGCCGATCCCGTCTCCGCCGCGGTCTGCGCCGGCGCCGACGCGTCCTTCAATGTCCAGGCGACCGGCTCGGGCCTGAGCTACCGCTGGCAGGTCAGCGCCGACGGCGGGACGAGCTTCGCCGACCTCGCCGACGGCGCGTCCTACTCGGGAACCGGCACGGCGACGCTCGCCGTGGCCAAGGCGGGACAGGACCTCGACGGCAAGCGCTACCGCGCCGTCGTCAGCGGAATCTGCCCGTCGCCCGCGACGTCCGCGGCGGCCGCGCTCGCCGTCGGCGGGCCGTACTCCGCGCCGCTCCTCGGGTCGGTCGCCGTCGTTGCGCTCTGCGAGCGGGACGGCGTGCGGGCGACGTTCGCCGCCGCGTCGGGCGCCGCGCGCCACGACCTCTACAAGGACGGCGCGCCGGTCGTCTCCGGCTACGCGTCGGGCGACGTCTACAAGCCGGGCGACGCGGCGCCGCACACCTACTTCGTGCGCGCGGTCAACGGCGCCTGCTCGGCCGACTCGGCGTCGTCCGCGCTCGCCGACGACGGCGTCACGCCTCCCGCGGTCGCGGGGCTCGCGCTCTCCAAGGACGCGGCGAACTTGAAGTTCGCGTGGACGCCGATCGCCGACCCGACGTTCGTGGACTTCTACGAACTGCTCCGCGCGGCGTCTCCGGACGGGACGTTCGACGTTCTGGTCGGCGACGCGAGCGGCGCCGCGGCGAGCGTCGCCCTCGCCGCGGAGCCGGCGACCGCCTACTACAAGATCCGCGCCGTGAAGCGGACCTGCCGCGGCCCGGCCGACTGACCGCCGCGCGCCGGGCCGGCGGTCCGTCGGCCCGGCCTGCGGTCCGTCGGCGCCCGAAACGAAAAGGCCCGCGCCGTCGCGGCGCGGGCCTCGCGATTCCTCGCGGCGGAAAGGGCGCTTCAGCGCTTTTTGGCCAGCGCCTTCTTCAGCGCCTGCGCCATCAGCGTCTCGCCGCCCTCGTCGGCCGAGGCCTTCGCCGACGGGCCGAGGTACTTGGCCCGCGTCTCGTCGTCGATCGCCCCTTCGGCCGGCCCCTTCTGGCTGAGGCTGACGCGGCGCGCGCCGGCGTCCACGGCGACGACCTCGACCTCGATCGTCTGCCCGACCTTCAGCACATCGGAGGGATGGTTGAGCCGCCGGTCGGCCGCGATGGCCGAGATGTGCAGCAGCCCGTCGATCCCCGGCGCGACCTCGACGAAGGCGCCGAACGGGGCGAGGCGCGAGACCTTCCCCTGGACCTTGCGCCCGACGGCGAGCGTCTCCGCGGCGCCGCGCCACGGATCGTCCTCGGCGAAGCGCATCGTCACCGAAACGCGCGGGCGGCCCTTTTCCTGGTCGATCTTGAGCACGCGCACGTTGACGGTGTCGCCGACGTTGAGCGTCGCCTTGACCTCGTCCTGGTTGCCCCAGCCGAGCTCGAACGACGGGGCGAGGGCGTGGATGCCGGCGCCGAGATCGACGAACACGCCGAAGCGCTCGACCTTGACCACGGTCGCCGGGCGGGTCTGCCCCTCGGCCAGTTCGGCGAGGAGCTGCGCCCGCTGGCGCTCGACCTCTTCGCGGACGATCGCCGAACGGGACAGCACGACGTCCTTGCCGCGGATCTCGAGGATCTTGAAGCGGAACGTCTGCCCGACGTATTCCGTCGCCGGCTTGGCCGGGCCGTAGTCGATCTGCGAGAACGGGACGAAGCCGCGCAGCCCCTTGAGGTCCACGGTGTAGCCGCCCTTGTTCTCGGACGTCACGCGCCCCTCGACCGGCAGGTTGGCCTTCATCGCCTCGGTCAGCTCTTCGAGGTTCATGTTCCGGGCGCTGGCGGCGCGGGCGAGCTTGATCCCCGCTCCGTCCGCGGCGCGGACGTGGAACTCGAAGACGTCGCCGACCTTGACGGCGGCCAACTCCTCGGCCGTGAAGTCCTCGCGCGCGACCGAGGCCTCGCTGCGCTGACCGACGTCCACGAGGAACGAGGTCTCGCCCAGCGCGACGATCCGTCCTTGCACGCGTTCGCCCGCGGCGAGCGGGGCGACCTCGTCCTTGCCGGTCTCTTCGAGCAGGCGCGCGAATTCGTCGCCCGCGGCGGCCTGGTCGAGGGAGGATACGTTGCCCTTGAAGCGCGAAACGTTCTGGTCGCTCATCGAGTCATCCTTTGCGGCGCCACAGTCTAGCCCACGCCGCGCGGGTTATCACCGTCCGGGGAGCGCGAGGCGCGGTCCGGGCCACGGAACGTGGTGCGGACCGAAGACGAGATAGAAGGCGTTGCCGCGCAGCGACCCCCACGCCGTGCCGATCGTCACCGAGCCGAAGCGCCCGGTGTGCAGGTCGGCGAAGAGCGAGTAGCCGTGGCCGTTGCGCGGCACGGTTTCGTCGGCGCGGTCCTCGCCGAGCTTCCACGCCGCCGCGCTCGCGCCGCCGACCACCGCCACGCCGGCGATGTTGGCGAGCTCGCGCCGCAGCACGAGCGTGCCGCGCAGCGTGTCGGGGGCGAGGCCGCGTCCCGGGAGCAGCCGCGGCGCCTCCCACCATCCGCCGGGATCGGTCCATCGGTCCTGCGGCAGCGGCTTGTCCTTCTCCGCCCGCGAGCCGACGCCGAGCAGCGCGAGCGACCATTCGCCGTCGCGCGTCAGCGGAAAGTGCGCGCTGAAGTCGGCGGAGACGACGCGGGCGCGGTCCGCTCCGGCGAACGGCAGCACGGCCGTCGCCGTCCAGGCCACGCCGCGCGTCGGACGCTGCGGATCGTCCCGCTTGTCGGCGCGCCACGTGACGTCCACCGAGAAATCGCCGCTGGTGCTGGCGTCGGCCGGCGTCGGCGGCGCGCCCGCCGTCGGCTCGAGCGCCGAGGCGTCCACGACGCGTCCCGCGATCCCGAGTTCGGCGCGGCCGAAGCGGCCGTTGGGCGTGCGCAGGCCGATCTCCGCCGCCTGCAGCCAGAAGCCGTCGGTTCCCTGCAGATCGCCGCCGACCGTGTAGTTCGGCACGAAGCCGCGCGAGAGGATCGTGCGGACGAAGAGCGGCGTGCGGCCGCCGGGCGGGCCGGCCTCGAAGCCGAGCGTTCCGCCGAGGCGCCACGCCGCGGCGCGCATCTCGAGGTTCCAGCGCTTCCAGCCGAGGAGCGAGGGCCAGGCCATCCGCCCCCAAAGCGTTCCGCCGAGGCTGTCCGAGGCGCCGACGTTCATCGTGAAGAGCCAGAGCGGCGGCTCCTCGACGTCGAGCCGCAG
Coding sequences within:
- a CDS encoding S1 RNA-binding domain-containing protein, yielding MSDQNVSRFKGNVSSLDQAAAGDEFARLLEETGKDEVAPLAAGERVQGRIVALGETSFLVDVGQRSEASVAREDFTAEELAAVKVGDVFEFHVRAADGAGIKLARAASARNMNLEELTEAMKANLPVEGRVTSENKGGYTVDLKGLRGFVPFSQIDYGPAKPATEYVGQTFRFKILEIRGKDVVLSRSAIVREEVERQRAQLLAELAEGQTRPATVVKVERFGVFVDLGAGIHALAPSFELGWGNQDEVKATLNVGDTVNVRVLKIDQEKGRPRVSVTMRFAEDDPWRGAAETLAVGRKVQGKVSRLAPFGAFVEVAPGIDGLLHISAIAADRRLNHPSDVLKVGQTIEVEVVAVDAGARRVSLSQKGPAEGAIDDETRAKYLGPSAKASADEGGETLMAQALKKALAKKR